One Bacteroidales bacterium DNA segment encodes these proteins:
- a CDS encoding histidine kinase, whose amino-acid sequence MIKKSLQMAGLARPWLITSSGNPKACMMPCSNISLLLILMRNKEEYQMLTGSLQRMEAMNHTISELNQTNLRQQMNPHFIFNTLNSIQYYVFQNDKISSNNYMTKFASLIRKTLENSKHTEISIKHGH is encoded by the coding sequence ATGATAAAAAAATCATTGCAGATGGCTGGTTTGGCAAGGCCCTGGCTTATAACATCTTCGGGGAATCCAAAGGCATGTATGATGCCTTGCAGCAATATCTCACTTTTGCTGATTTTAATGAGGAACAAAGAAGAATATCAGATGCTTACCGGCTCACTGCAACGTATGGAGGCCATGAACCATACTATTTCGGAACTGAACCAGACCAACCTCCGGCAACAGATGAACCCCCATTTTATCTTCAATACCTTAAACTCCATCCAGTATTATGTCTTTCAGAATGATAAAATATCTTCCAATAACTACATGACCAAGTTTGCCTCCCTCATCCGTAAAACGCTGGAAAACAGCAAGCACACTGAAATCTCTATTAAGCATGGGCACTAA
- a CDS encoding HmuY family protein has product MRIFNLITLFISIFFLTSCFKEDEKITPHDPGDVKTKAIELTKDYRYQVFFDLGSGEVVSTNLKNQWDLGFECSPDGWHIILNTSNFMVAAATGVMDFSLPVDTVGVQWKYDVSSGNRDSTAIGKWIDFAPPDSSKSYSNEVYVIDRGYDELGNLRGLRKIVFLGLENDTYSFRYANLDGTAENTFSITKDPSINYIFFSFDEGGKQLSLEPPKYGWDLLFTQYTTLLFTDEGDPYPYLVTGVLSNPTNIQVAQDTLYDFSSLSLDIVGNLNYSSVQDEIGYDWKDVVGDVSSGNVSYVIVEGLNYVIRDNDGFYYKLRFISFYNNSGEKGYPTFEYQRL; this is encoded by the coding sequence ATGAGGATTTTCAACCTGATAACATTATTCATATCCATTTTCTTTTTAACATCCTGTTTTAAAGAAGATGAGAAAATAACACCTCATGATCCGGGTGATGTTAAAACTAAGGCTATTGAACTGACGAAAGATTACCGTTACCAGGTTTTTTTTGACCTGGGTTCAGGAGAAGTCGTTTCAACAAATTTGAAGAATCAATGGGATTTGGGGTTTGAATGCAGCCCGGATGGCTGGCATATTATCCTGAACACTTCCAATTTCATGGTAGCTGCCGCAACTGGTGTGATGGATTTCAGCCTTCCGGTCGATACGGTCGGGGTGCAATGGAAATATGATGTTTCCAGCGGAAATCGTGATTCTACTGCTATTGGCAAATGGATTGATTTCGCCCCCCCGGATTCTTCAAAATCTTATTCGAATGAGGTTTATGTGATCGACCGGGGTTATGACGAATTGGGAAACCTGCGCGGGCTCAGGAAAATCGTGTTTCTCGGACTTGAAAATGATACTTATTCTTTCCGTTATGCCAACCTCGATGGAACTGCCGAAAACACTTTTTCAATCACTAAGGACCCATCAATAAACTATATTTTCTTTTCTTTTGATGAAGGAGGAAAACAGCTTAGCCTTGAACCTCCTAAGTATGGATGGGACCTGCTTTTCACACAATATACCACCCTTCTCTTCACCGATGAAGGAGACCCTTATCCATACCTGGTAACGGGCGTACTATCCAATCCTACAAACATACAAGTGGCGCAGGATACCCTCTATGACTTTTCTTCCCTCAGCCTGGATATTGTGGGAAATCTGAATTATTCATCTGTCCAGGATGAAATCGGGTATGACTGGAAAGATGTTGTCGGTGATGTTTCTTCAGGGAATGTTTCCTATGTGATCGTTGAAGGGCTGAATTACGTAATCCGCGACAATGATGGGTTCTATTACAAACTTCGCTTTATCAGTTTTTATAACAATAGCGGGGAAAAGGGGTACCCGACGTTTGAGTATCAGCGGTTATAA
- a CDS encoding TonB-dependent receptor, protein MAFFRFIALFSLTLLLASLNGFGQQAVVRVQDGKTGQPVPFAHVCFQPIDGGQQAHAITQEDGTAQNLTVFRSVVAISYIGYETLYDTMSPGESVTLSLKPKIQEMNEVVVTAQYSPQRVDKSIYKVKVINNLQIEQKAANNLTDLLNSELNIRISQDGALGTSMSLQGLSGEHVKFLVDGVPVIGRMNGNIDISQLNLYNVDHIEVIEGPMSVVYGSNALAGVINIITKENKNTRLSAYAKGYTESVGIYNFDLGASYKIKNHVFSFSGGRNFFDGYSDDDSIRSVRWKPKRQYFFDGYYLFSRPKLKFKISSSWFDEKLLSRGNLMAPYYETAFDSYFLTSRSTSKIELNQKIRDYRYISLMGSYAWYARKKETVFIDLTTLEEHATINPEDFDTTRFHNALFRGTFSKSNPASCFNYQLGFDLNLEAGTGKRIRDYKQQIGDYAAFLSVQYEPLKWVTIQPGIRLIYNTKYQAPLVYSLNLKFAILENYNIRASYSRGFRAPSLKELYLYFVDVNHNVQGNPDLKSENSHNINLSFQYNRETSQSFVGTELNFFYNDINDIITLAQAGGNLYTYINVDKYITQGAQLVLNYRLYPRLNIRSGGGVTGQYNSLSDETGNAGKFYYSPDAAVTTTYRLQKAGIDLTLDYKFTGRMPQFYTDDNENVVEGYVSQYHSMDFNMQKSFLKDRLTIGAGVKNIFNNTTIPAVGGSGGVHTGGSGDYPVGWGRTFFIQAAVNFNKF, encoded by the coding sequence ATGGCATTTTTTCGATTCATAGCGTTGTTTTCTTTGACCCTGCTGCTGGCCAGCCTTAATGGTTTTGGCCAGCAAGCTGTGGTCAGGGTTCAGGATGGAAAGACCGGCCAACCGGTTCCTTTTGCGCATGTCTGCTTTCAGCCGATTGACGGAGGGCAGCAAGCCCACGCTATCACACAGGAAGATGGCACAGCGCAGAACCTGACTGTTTTCAGATCCGTTGTTGCCATTTCTTATATAGGATACGAAACACTTTATGATACGATGAGCCCGGGAGAGAGTGTCACACTGTCGCTGAAACCTAAAATCCAGGAGATGAATGAGGTGGTGGTTACGGCCCAGTATTCGCCTCAACGCGTCGATAAGTCGATTTACAAGGTTAAAGTGATCAACAATCTTCAGATCGAACAGAAAGCGGCCAATAACCTGACCGACCTGCTCAACAGCGAATTGAACATCAGGATCTCACAGGACGGCGCCCTCGGGACAAGCATGAGCCTGCAGGGGTTGTCAGGCGAACATGTGAAATTCCTGGTCGATGGAGTACCTGTGATTGGGCGGATGAACGGCAACATCGACATCAGCCAGTTAAACCTTTATAATGTTGACCATATTGAAGTGATCGAGGGGCCGATGTCGGTCGTTTATGGCTCCAATGCCCTGGCAGGGGTGATCAACATCATCACCAAGGAAAATAAAAACACCCGTTTGAGCGCTTATGCCAAAGGCTACACGGAATCGGTCGGGATATATAACTTCGACCTGGGCGCTTCTTACAAGATCAAAAACCACGTCTTTTCATTCAGCGGAGGAAGAAACTTTTTCGACGGGTATTCCGATGACGATTCGATACGGTCAGTGAGATGGAAACCGAAGCGGCAGTATTTTTTCGATGGATATTATCTTTTTTCAAGGCCGAAATTAAAATTCAAGATCTCTTCATCCTGGTTCGATGAAAAGCTTCTCAGCCGGGGCAACCTGATGGCTCCTTATTATGAAACCGCTTTTGACAGCTATTTCCTTACTTCCCGCTCCACCAGCAAGATCGAATTGAATCAAAAGATCAGGGACTACCGGTATATCAGCCTCATGGGCTCCTATGCCTGGTATGCCAGAAAAAAAGAAACTGTTTTTATAGATCTTACAACATTGGAAGAGCATGCTACAATTAACCCGGAAGATTTTGACACAACACGGTTTCATAATGCCCTTTTCCGTGGAACTTTCAGCAAGAGCAATCCCGCAAGCTGTTTCAATTACCAACTTGGATTCGATCTGAACCTCGAAGCCGGAACAGGTAAAAGGATCAGGGATTACAAGCAGCAGATCGGCGATTATGCCGCTTTCCTGAGTGTTCAGTATGAGCCATTAAAATGGGTGACAATTCAGCCGGGTATCCGGCTTATTTACAATACAAAATACCAGGCACCGCTAGTATACTCGTTGAACCTGAAATTTGCTATCCTCGAAAACTACAACATCAGGGCTTCATACAGCCGTGGGTTTCGAGCCCCTTCACTCAAGGAATTGTATCTTTATTTTGTCGACGTCAATCATAATGTTCAGGGAAATCCTGACCTGAAATCTGAAAATTCTCATAATATCAATCTTTCCTTTCAATACAACCGTGAAACAAGCCAGTCATTTGTCGGAACTGAACTAAACTTCTTTTATAATGACATCAACGACATCATAACTCTTGCCCAGGCCGGCGGTAATCTTTATACTTATATTAATGTCGATAAGTACATCACCCAGGGTGCCCAGCTTGTGCTGAATTACCGGCTTTATCCCAGGCTCAATATCAGGAGCGGCGGAGGGGTAACCGGGCAGTACAATTCACTTTCCGATGAAACGGGCAACGCGGGGAAATTCTATTACAGTCCTGATGCTGCTGTAACTACGACTTACCGTTTGCAAAAAGCAGGGATAGATTTGACACTCGATTACAAATTTACCGGACGGATGCCGCAGTTTTATACAGATGATAATGAAAATGTCGTTGAAGGATACGTAAGCCAATATCATTCAATGGATTTCAACATGCAAAAGTCGTTCCTGAAAGACAGGCTTACGATTGGGGCCGGGGTTAAGAACATATTCAACAATACCACCATTCCGGCTGTCGGCGGAAGCGGTGGAGTCCATACCGGGGGAAGCGGGGATTATCCAGTAGGCTGGGGCAGGACCTTTTTTATCCAGGCAGCTGTCAATTTTAATAAGTTCTGA
- a CDS encoding T9SS type A sorting domain-containing protein: MKTLTLISLILTLSISCYSQHGKSGQAVNALDSIVLGPGYANDIYYSFENGVVASVPRTNWDIGFHTTVWTAAIITNGAAGVNLYTYPKADTTGWNTVDTAGISSWTVLYDSEDDWEDGAFNRGAAGHPDYGWGKYNPINHDVVGDSVYILKTLDGTYKKIWILRKNSSNNTYFIRQANLDGSNDNVTELNINPYRNVNFIYYAFSSAAIVEREPDTASWDILFTKYMAIQPDGTPYPVVGVLNNFRVYANKFYPVVQDFNDWTSTPPDSTKSSIGWEWKSFDMNSFTWTVADSTAFFVHSRNKDIYKLVFTKFDGSSTGKIIFDKKAVSPSGIPTINSGIFEVSVYPNPVKDQLTIDFGQEIKGVVTLAIFDINGRQVYSSQLEVRDYKLTFRIPESSVCSGLHLLKVVTGSGISTSKFLVTKN, translated from the coding sequence ATGAAAACCCTTACTCTAATTTCGCTCATCCTGACACTAAGCATTTCGTGCTACAGCCAACACGGTAAATCAGGTCAGGCTGTCAATGCCCTGGATTCCATTGTTTTGGGGCCAGGCTATGCCAATGATATCTATTATAGCTTTGAAAACGGGGTGGTAGCTTCCGTGCCACGTACCAATTGGGACATTGGTTTCCACACTACTGTCTGGACCGCTGCCATCATCACAAACGGGGCTGCCGGAGTGAACCTGTACACCTATCCTAAAGCCGATACCACCGGATGGAATACTGTCGACACGGCCGGGATCTCAAGCTGGACAGTTCTTTATGATTCTGAAGATGATTGGGAAGATGGGGCCTTCAACCGCGGTGCCGCCGGTCACCCCGATTATGGCTGGGGCAAATATAATCCCATAAACCATGATGTGGTGGGTGACTCTGTTTATATTCTGAAAACCCTTGATGGAACCTATAAAAAGATATGGATCCTGCGCAAGAATTCATCCAACAATACCTATTTCATCCGGCAAGCAAACCTGGATGGAAGCAATGATAATGTTACTGAATTAAACATCAATCCATATCGTAATGTAAACTTCATTTATTATGCATTTTCTTCTGCTGCAATCGTGGAAAGGGAGCCAGATACAGCTTCCTGGGACATTCTCTTTACGAAATACATGGCTATCCAGCCAGACGGAACACCTTATCCGGTCGTGGGAGTTTTGAACAACTTCAGGGTCTATGCTAATAAATTCTATCCTGTTGTGCAGGATTTCAATGACTGGACAAGCACGCCGCCTGATTCTACCAAGTCATCCATAGGATGGGAATGGAAAAGCTTTGACATGAACTCATTTACCTGGACCGTGGCCGATTCTACCGCTTTCTTCGTGCACTCCCGGAATAAAGATATTTATAAGCTTGTTTTTACAAAATTTGATGGAAGCAGTACAGGTAAAATCATCTTTGATAAAAAAGCTGTGTCCCCATCCGGGATTCCTACAATAAATTCTGGAATATTTGAAGTATCTGTATATCCGAATCCGGTGAAGGATCAACTTACTATTGATTTCGGCCAGGAAATTAAAGGTGTTGTAACTCTCGCAATTTTTGACATCAATGGTAGGCAAGTATATTCTTCACAACTGGAAGTCCGCGATTATAAGTTAACATTTCGCATACCGGAATCTTCCGTCTGTAGCGGTTTGCACCTGTTGAAAGTTGTGACAGGCAGCGGGATTTCCACATCGAAATTCCTGGTCACCAAAAATTAA
- a CDS encoding queuosine precursor transporter — translation MFNTRRDILFTVLGGFFVTNAVVGELIGGKLIQIGPFTMSIGIIPWPIVFLATDIINEYYGKKGVRRLSMMTAGLITYTFVILLAGMSVHASRISPVKDEQFHAVFGQSMWIIVGSITAFLTSQLVDVLIFWLIRSRTGKKMIWLRATGSTAISQLIDTFIVTGIAFWLPGKLTFGDFINTAFTGYTAKLIIAIALTPLIYLGHAIIHSYLGKEQSDQIVEETARTQ, via the coding sequence ATGTTCAACACCAGGCGCGATATATTATTTACGGTCCTGGGCGGCTTTTTCGTGACGAATGCCGTTGTAGGTGAACTCATTGGAGGGAAGCTTATTCAGATAGGCCCGTTTACCATGAGCATCGGGATCATCCCCTGGCCGATAGTGTTCCTGGCTACCGATATCATCAATGAATATTATGGGAAGAAAGGCGTGAGAAGGCTCTCGATGATGACTGCCGGGCTGATCACATATACCTTTGTCATTCTCCTGGCCGGGATGAGTGTGCATGCATCCCGCATTTCACCGGTAAAAGACGAGCAGTTTCACGCCGTTTTCGGCCAATCGATGTGGATCATCGTGGGAAGTATCACAGCTTTTTTAACCTCACAGTTGGTTGATGTGCTGATATTCTGGCTAATCCGGAGCCGGACAGGCAAAAAGATGATCTGGCTGAGAGCAACCGGCTCGACGGCCATATCGCAGTTAATCGATACGTTTATTGTCACCGGCATTGCCTTCTGGCTTCCCGGAAAACTCACTTTCGGGGATTTTATCAATACAGCCTTTACCGGTTATACAGCAAAGCTGATCATTGCCATAGCATTGACCCCCCTGATTTACCTGGGCCACGCCATTATACATTCTTACCTGGGAAAGGAGCAGAGCGACCAGATTGTTGAGGAGACGGCGAGAACGCAGTGA
- a CDS encoding T9SS type A sorting domain-containing protein has translation MKKFLLFGAFALLFSGFALGGSITIINSGFTFSPDNVIINVGDTVNFQLASIHNAVEVSETTWNADGNTPLPGFSLPFGGGQVTELTAGVHFYVCTPHASGGMKGKITVNGPSGIGDNEAGIGKINIFPNPTRGKFTLQINGSGSDQQTRLEIFNILGEKIADVPGFVSQASNEIDLSSVPDGIYFIRINDRKKIYTEELIKQ, from the coding sequence ATGAAAAAATTTCTACTTTTCGGAGCCTTTGCTCTTCTCTTTTCAGGATTTGCTTTGGGTGGCTCAATTACCATAATAAATTCAGGATTTACATTTTCTCCGGACAACGTAATCATCAATGTTGGCGACACGGTTAACTTTCAGCTTGCAAGCATCCACAATGCGGTAGAGGTAAGTGAAACAACATGGAATGCTGACGGAAATACGCCGCTTCCTGGTTTTTCGCTTCCTTTTGGTGGAGGTCAGGTCACAGAATTGACAGCCGGAGTGCATTTTTATGTTTGCACACCTCATGCTTCAGGTGGAATGAAGGGAAAAATCACTGTCAACGGACCGTCAGGAATTGGTGATAATGAAGCTGGTATCGGAAAGATTAATATTTTTCCTAACCCGACAAGAGGGAAGTTTACTTTGCAAATCAACGGATCAGGCAGTGATCAGCAAACGAGACTGGAAATATTCAATATTCTTGGAGAGAAAATAGCTGATGTACCGGGCTTTGTGTCTCAAGCATCAAATGAAATAGACCTTTCATCTGTTCCGGACGGAATCTATTTTATAAGAATTAATGACAGGAAGAAGATTTATACCGAAGAGCTTATAAAACAGTAA